A single region of the Xiphophorus maculatus strain JP 163 A chromosome 3, X_maculatus-5.0-male, whole genome shotgun sequence genome encodes:
- the pomgnt2 gene encoding protein O-linked-mannose beta-1,4-N-acetylglucosaminyltransferase 2 gives MRASVAGCRMSLGALINGLLVSVIAAMLWKYSKLSEHAASLEEELHMTQQSKELSQARIDYHIALQSLQEHGTRMVCTGKMHTDRICRFDYLCYSSEAEEFVFFHSNSSVMLPNLGSRRFQPALLDLSSVEDHNTQYFNFLELPAAALKFMPKPVFVPDVTLILNRFNPDNLMHVFHDDLLPAFFTMKQYSDLDDEARLVFMEGWGEGPHFDLYQLLSSKQPLLKEQLRNFGKLMCFTKSYVGLSKMTTWYQYGFVQPQGPKANILVSGNEIRHFAKALMEKMNITRQDEAEKDGGSSEQERERDKKDEYIAVFSRSTTRLILNEAELIMALAQEFQMRVVTVSLEEQSFPSIIQVISAASMLVSMHGAQLITSMFLPRGATVVELFPFAVTPEQYTPYKTLATLPGMDLHYIFWRNSKEENTVTHPDRPWEQGGIAHLEKDEQQRILASADVPRHLCCRNPEWLFRIYQDTLVDIPSFLEVLKDGMKSKPSLKKTKTASTVHPGRVREAHCQTSVQTPNEAKLTVSWQIPWNLKYLKVREVKYEVWIQEQGENTYMPYILPQQNYTFSENIKPFTTYLVWVRCIFNKNLLGPFADVLTCRT, from the coding sequence ATGCGAGCTTCTGTGGCGGGCTGCAGGATGAGCTTGGGTGCGCTAATTAACGGGTTGCTCGTCTCCGTGATTGCAGCAATGCTTTGGAAGTACTCCAAGCTAAGCGAGCACGCAGCCTCCCTGGAGGAGGAGTTGCATATGACACAGCAGTCCAAGGAGCTCTCTCAGGCCCGCATCGACTACCATATTGCCCTGCAATCTCTCCAGGAACATGGCACCCGCATGGTGTGTACTGGCAAGATGCACACCGACCGCATCTGCCGCTTTGACTATTTGTGCTACTCCTCTGAGGCAGAGgagtttgtatttttccacTCCAACTCCTCTGTCATGCTGCCTAATCTTGGATCTAGGCGCTTTCAACCTGCCCTACTAGATTTGTCCTCAGTAGAGGATCACAACACccaatattttaactttttagaaCTCCCAGCTGCCGCTTTAAAGTTCATGCCCAAACCCGTTTTTGTACCAGATGTGACTCTGATCCTCAACAGATTCAATCCGGATAACCTTATGCACGTATTCCACGATGATCTTCTCCCAGCCTTCTTTACCATGAAACAGTATTCAGACTTGGACGATGAGGCACGTCTCGTGTTCATGGAAGGCTGGGGTGAAGGGCCACACTTCGACCTCTATCAACTTCTCAGCAGCAAGCAGCCACTTCTTAAAGAGCAGTTGAGGAACTTTGGAAAGCTAATGTGTTTTACTAAATCTTATGTTGGTTTGTCCAAAATGACCACCTGGTACCAGTATGGGTTTGTTCAGCCACAGGGGCCCAAAGCCAACATTTTGGTTTCAGGGAATGAGATCAGACATTTTGCCAAGGCTTTAATGGAGAAAATGAACATAACAAGGCAGGACGAGGCAGAGAAGGATGGAGGAAGCTCAGAgcaagagagggagagagacaaGAAAGATGAATACATCGCTGTGTTTAGTCGCTCAACAACAAGATTAATTCTGAATGAAGCAGAGCTAATAATGGCCTTAGCCCAGGAGTTCCAGATGAGAGTGGTTACAGTATCCCTGGAGGAACAATCTTTTCCTAGTATCATCCAGGTGATTAGTGCTGCTTCCATGTTGGTCAGCATGCATGGAGCTCAGCTTATCACCTCAATGTTTCTCCCCAGAGGTGCAACTGTGGTAGAGTTGTTCCCCTTTGCTGTGACCCCAGAGCAGTATACTCCATATAAAACCCTCGCCACTCTACCAGGCATGGACCTTCACTACATTTTTTGGAGGAATTCTAAGGAGGAAAACACTGTCACCCATCCAGACAGACCGTGGGAGCAAGGCGGGATTGCCCACCTAGAAAAAGATGAGCAGCAGCGCATCCTGGCAAGTGCGGATGTCCCAAGGCACCTGTGCTGCCGGAACCCGGAATGGCTTTTCCGGATCTACCAGGATACTTTGGTAGACATTCCGTCATTCCTCGAGGTCCTCAAAGATGGCATGAAGAGTAAGCCTagcctgaagaaaacaaaaactgccaGCACAGTTCACCCTGGCCGGGTCAGAGAAGCCCACTGTCAGACATCAGTACAAACCCCTAATGAGGCCAAACTCACAGTCTCTTGGCAGATCCCATGGAATCTAAAGTACCTGAAGGTCAGAGAGGTTAAGTACGAGGTATGGATCCAGGAGCAGGGAGAAAACACCTACATGCCTTATATCCTTCCTCAACAGAACTACACTTTCTCTGAGAACATAAAGCCCTTTACTACCTACCTGGTGTGGGTGAGGTGCATCTTTAACAAGAACCTCTTAGGTCCGTTTGCAGATGTTCTGACATGTCGGACCTAA